The DNA region TTTCCGATCCGGTTTGGACACTTAGTTTTTGGAACGCTTTCTTGATACATTTTGACCGATTCCGAGCGCCTGACAGACACGGCACTGTAAGGCGGGTTGCATGTGGCGACTGCGGAGGCTGGGTAATTTCAACGCGCGGGGCGTTGCAGTCACATGGCCGCACGTCTTGCATTGAAACACAGGCGGCTGCAAGACAGCATGAGGGCCGAGTTGGCGACCGAGGCGGGCGCCGTGCCGGTGATATCGAAGCGCTATTTGGCTGGGCTATCCTAGTCTCTCCCTACCGTTTGCCAAAACAACGGTTCCTGACACCTTTTCGCCATTCCCTTTAGACGCCCCGGCACCTTTTCCTGCCCCTTACGATCCTCCGAGATCCCTTGCAACGTCCGACATCCAACAGAGGAAAATATCGAATGCAACGCCGAAACATCCCCAAACAGCCACACTGATCGCGATAGTTTTCCACCTTTCACATGCGATAACCCCGATTGTCAGCCCGATCATGAGCGAGGCGACCAGGAACGTGCAAAGCAAATTCCACGAGATCTCCGCGATCGGATAGTTGATACTAGTCACCAGAGCCAGTGACAGCGCGGCCGTCGCCGTGGCGGCCAGTAGCCGCCGCAAACTAAACTGGAAGCGTCTCCGTCTCATTGTCGCGTGCTACCAAAGGAAAATCGAGAAGCCAATTAAAGTGGCGAGATCCGCCCTGCGCGTGCCACATCATGCTATTCTACCCAGTCCTTCGTCACATACTTGCAAATCGAAAAAGCACCGCTGGGCACCTTGCCTTGTCCGAACTCCTCCCAGAACTTGATTCCCGCCAGATTCGCCTCTATATCGGCGCCCGATTCTGCTGTGTCGAGGCGCCCGCCCCATTTTCTCCGAAAGCCTCTTAAGGGTTCCGGGGCACTACTAGGAAAAAAGACGAAGTCCGCTGTTTCAAGCCATTTCAGTTGTTTTTGGAACCGGACCGTGTGCTCTAGTTCCCTAATTTTACCTTCGGTCCAAAGGAAAAACGGATAGGCATACCCTGGGCCCATGGCCTGTTGAATTTCAAAGCCCATGTAGCCTTGTTGGAAAAAATGTCCAATCTTATCGGATCCTACGCATAGCCGCTGGCCATTGCACACCAACAGCATACAATCTGCAGTAGTCGTCTTGTTAAATCGTACTTTCATGTCCTTGTTTAGTCCAGCGATTACCGACCCCTCCTCCGTGTTCATGTGGATCCACTTTTCAATCTTGGTGATCGGTAGGGCGTAGCGACCTCGTCCCGTAGTGGCGTATGACACGGATGTATCCTTCGCGAGAAGGTACCAAAGCTCGATACTTGGGGCACGGCCCGCTGGTTTCTTTGACCGCTTCAGGGCAATCTTAATCTGACGGTTGATATAGGCGTCTAAGGCGGTCGCAAAATCGGTTAGCCCGCCGCATCGGCCCTTGCAGTCGCATTCGAGAAGACCAAGCGGATCAGCAAGGTTAAGTGAACTCCCACGCGCGTACTCATACTGGTGCGGCGAATCGACGTAGCCGAGTGGATCCCTCGTCAACCATCGGCCGACGAAGGGCCCGTACCAGCGGTTGCGGACGAGGTAGAGGCCCCAGCCCGCGTTGTAACGGTAGCCGGCGAAGAGCGTCTCCCAGTCAAAGTCCGAATTGAAGCCGTAGTTGATGAGATAAAAATTGCCGTTCATGAACGCCGGCATGCCGTAGCCGTCGTAGGCGTAGCGCTCCTGCACTGTGCCCGTCGTATCGACGATCGCCGTCACATTCCAGTTCGGATCTTGCAAGGCGTACAGCCGATTGGGCGTGTAATCGATGGTGTCGCGCAGCACCAGGTCGTCGATGTAGCGCAGCCCCCAAACCCACTGCCGCTCCGGCGTCTGGTACTGACTCGTGGTGTCATGCTGCTCGATCAATTGCCAGGAGTCGGAATAAAAGTAGCTGTAATTCGAGGCGTAGATTGCCAACCGCCCCAGCCCGTCGTAGAGAAGAGGCTGGACTGAAACAGAGGCCGCCCGGTTCCAGGCGTCATAGGTCAGGTTGTTCTGGCTCGCGTTCGCCACCTCCAGTTGGGTGGTGTTGCCCGCCGCGTCGTAAACCACCGGCCCGCGGTTCGCGCTGGTCGTGATCTCGTTGACCTTGTTGTGCGTCTGGGTGTCCGACGTGTTGCCATAGATGTTGTCCTGCTGCTGGATGACGTTCCAGTTGCCGGTGGCGTCGAGGCCCCAGGCTTGAAAGAGGTCCTGCGTGCCGGAAACGATTCCGTTGTTGGTGCCGTTGAGCTGGCCGCGCTCGACCTCGGCCAGGCGCTCGAGGCCGTCGTAGGCGTAAAGCTCGTCCAGCTTGGCGCTGGCCGCATCGGCCACCGTGTTGCGCCGCCACAAACGGTTGCTGGCCCGGTCGTAGCCGTGCTGGATGCGATCGAGATCGGCGCTGGTGCCGCTGTTGAACCAGCGGTTGTCGACCACGCGATTGAACCGGTCGAAGCCCGTGTAGGGATCGCTGCCGCTGCCGTTGATCAGCGACCAAGTGGTCGAAGCCTGCGCGTAGGCGAGCTGCACGAAGGTGTTGAGGCCCAGCCGCGTGTAGTCGGCAAGGTGCGTGACCCCATCGTTGTCGATCAGGCTGGCCACGCGACCGAGGGCGTCGTCCATGCCGCCGGACGTGCCATAGCTGTAATTGAGCACTCGCCCGGTCGGATAGGTCATCGAAGTCCG from Pirellulales bacterium includes:
- a CDS encoding RHS repeat-associated core domain-containing protein encodes the protein MGRQNKAVSPGGTITRMVHDPRNLVLSVYVGTNDTGATDSDPTGGGASGNNMLAVQVNVYDGGSGGGDGNLTKQTLPVDANSADDRVWTFQYDWRDRQTQATAPQDYYTVNAFDTLDRVTQVDHYDQSTNNLIASSQTLYDNRGRVYQSVRYAVDPSTGTVGNSLTDNSWFDPAGNVIKQLPSGANTFTKHVLDNLGRETTRYVGYDLSAGESSYASASSVTDDTIVEQTEMTHDAASNVIQTAFRQRFHNATGTGSLTYPGGSQPQARVTYVAIYPDAIGRQQAQANYGTNGDATFTRSATIPARADTVLVSSTLYNSRGEAYESIDPAGLVSLLTFDDAGRKTQLVVNPAGSSSSSSSSSSSNLPVSDDKNNTTEWSYTPDSLIATVTAVNSATGNQVTTYNYGSTLAASDIARNDLVVSVVYPDSSSDRLSYLYNRQSQVKQLTDQRGVVHAYDFDLLGRLIHDRVISFLASSSSSSSGGHAIDGTVQRIERTYEVRGMLASVENYSTPVVGGGNLVTGVYFSYNSFAQLTTETDDYPAFIYSWSTNYAYADGSANTIRRTSMTYPTGRVLNYSYGTSGGMDDALGRVASLIDNDGVTHLADYTRLGLNTFVQLAYAQASTTWSLINGSGSDPYTGFDRFNRVVDNRWFNSGTSADLDRIQHGYDRASNRLWRRNTVADAASAKLDELYAYDGLERLAEVERGQLNGTNNGIVSGTQDLFQAWGLDATGNWNVIQQQDNIYGNTSDTQTHNKVNEITTSANRGPVVYDAAGNTTQLEVANASQNNLTYDAWNRAASVSVQPLLYDGLGRLAIYASNYSYFYSDSWQLIEQHDTTSQYQTPERQWVWGLRYIDDLVLRDTIDYTPNRLYALQDPNWNVTAIVDTTGTVQERYAYDGYGMPAFMNGNFYLINYGFNSDFDWETLFAGYRYNAGWGLYLVRNRWYGPFVGRWLTRDPLGYVDSPHQYEYARGSSLNLADPLGLLECDCKGRCGGLTDFATALDAYINRQIKIALKRSKKPAGRAPSIELWYLLAKDTSVSYATTGRGRYALPITKIEKWIHMNTEEGSVIAGLNKDMKVRFNKTTTADCMLLVCNGQRLCVGSDKIGHFFQQGYMGFEIQQAMGPGYAYPFFLWTEGKIRELEHTVRFQKQLKWLETADFVFFPSSAPEPLRGFRRKWGGRLDTAESGADIEANLAGIKFWEEFGQGKVPSGAFSICKYVTKDWVE